The following coding sequences are from one Arachis hypogaea cultivar Tifrunner chromosome 7, arahy.Tifrunner.gnm2.J5K5, whole genome shotgun sequence window:
- the LOC112702800 gene encoding INCREASED PETAL GROWTH ANISOTROPY 1-like protein 1 isoform X2, with product MAMFLMRKGEKMLKEESESEIFSPKKIITQVQMSKNELLEKENLELKQEVARLKSLIVSLKAHNVERKSMLWKKIHKSIDDSNSDSQLHKAAVMAEKCPENQNVLTNQEFKDSIKEGSVTKVPNPPPSPPSFLLPSHNKLQLGAPPPPPPALLKSSIGLKAVRRVPEVIELYRSLTRKEANTENRINLNGGIPALAFTRNMIEEIENRSSYLSAIKCEVQRQGDFVNLLIKEVESTSFSDISEVETFIRWLDGELSSLVDERSVLKHFPQWPEQKVDALREAACNYRDLKSLELEVSCYEENPKEALPQALKRIHALQDRLETSVSAKERTREITTNKYRNFHIPWDWMMDTGLVGQMKLSSLRLAKEFMKRVTKELESREALQEDNLLLQGVKFAFRVHQLPWHFSLQVALIRRPHKHFKN from the exons ATGGCTATGTTTCTGATGAGGAAAGGAGAGAAAATGTTGAAAGAAGAGAGTGAGTCTGAGAtcttttcaccaaagaagataATAACTCAAGTTCAAATGTCAAAGAATGAGTTACTCGAGAAAGAAAACCTGGAGCTCAAGCAAGAAGTGGCGCGCTTGAAGTCTCTGATAGTTTCGCTGAAAGCACACAACGTGGAGAGAAAATCCATGCTGTGGAAGAAGATTCATAAGTCAATAGACGACAgcaattcagattcacagctacACAAAGCAGCCGTTATGGCAGAAAAGTGTCCTGAAAACCAGAATGTGCTTACAAATCAAGAATTCAAAGATTCAATAAAGGAGGGTTCTGTAACAAAAGTACCAAATCCACCGCCAAGTCCGCCTTCATTCCTACTTCCTTCGCATAACAAGTTGCAGCTCGGAGCGCCGCCTCCGCCTCCTCCGGCTCTGCTAAAATCATCAATAGGATTGAAGGCGGTGCGACGTGTTCCAGAAGTCATCGAGCTCTATCGTTCCCTAACGAGGAAGGAAGCCAACACCGAAAACAGAATAAACCTTAATGGAGGAATCCCTGCACTAGCATTCACCAGAAACATGATTGAAGAAATCGAAAACCGCTCGTCTTACCTGTCCGCT ATAAAATGCGAAGTTCAAAGACAAGGCGACTTCGTGAATTTGTTAATCAAAGAGGTGGAATCGACGTCGTTTTCGGATATTTCAGAGGTGGAGACATTCATCAGGTGGCTGGATGGAGAACTGTCTTCATTGGTGGATGAAAGATCAGTGCTGAAGCATTTTCCACAATGGCCGGAACAAAAAGTTGATGCGCTTCGCGAAGCGGCTTGTAACTACCGAGATCTGAAGAGTCTTGAATTGGAAGTTTCATGTTATGAGGAGAATCCGAAAGAGGCTCTGCCTCAGGCTTTGAAGAGGATTCATGCGTTGCAAGACAG GTTGGAGACTAGTGTTAGTGCTAAAGAAAGAACAAGGGAGATTACTACCAACAAGTACAGGAATTTTCATATCCCATGGGACTGGATGATGGACACAGGCCTCGTTGGTCAG ATGAAGCTAAGTTCATTGAGGTTGGCAAAAGAATTCATGAAAAGAGTGACTAAGGAATTGGAGTCTCGTGAAGCATTGCAAGAAGATAACCTCTTACTACAAGGAGTAAAATTTGCATTCCGGGTACACCAG
- the LOC112702800 gene encoding INCREASED PETAL GROWTH ANISOTROPY 1-like protein 1 isoform X1, translated as MAMFLMRKGEKMLKEESESEIFSPKKIITQVQMSKNELLEKENLELKQEVARLKSLIVSLKAHNVERKSMLWKKIHKSIDDSNSDSQLHKAAVMAEKCPENQNVLTNQEFKDSIKEGSVTKVPNPPPSPPSFLLPSHNKLQLGAPPPPPPALLKSSIGLKAVRRVPEVIELYRSLTRKEANTENRINLNGGIPALAFTRNMIEEIENRSSYLSAIKCEVQRQGDFVNLLIKEVESTSFSDISEVETFIRWLDGELSSLVDERSVLKHFPQWPEQKVDALREAACNYRDLKSLELEVSCYEENPKEALPQALKRIHALQDRLETSVSAKERTREITTNKYRNFHIPWDWMMDTGLVGQMKLSSLRLAKEFMKRVTKELESREALQEDNLLLQGVKFAFRVHQFAGGFDPETTQAFQELKRVGGVQRRYSNMIKCTKFDKSCQKLM; from the exons ATGGCTATGTTTCTGATGAGGAAAGGAGAGAAAATGTTGAAAGAAGAGAGTGAGTCTGAGAtcttttcaccaaagaagataATAACTCAAGTTCAAATGTCAAAGAATGAGTTACTCGAGAAAGAAAACCTGGAGCTCAAGCAAGAAGTGGCGCGCTTGAAGTCTCTGATAGTTTCGCTGAAAGCACACAACGTGGAGAGAAAATCCATGCTGTGGAAGAAGATTCATAAGTCAATAGACGACAgcaattcagattcacagctacACAAAGCAGCCGTTATGGCAGAAAAGTGTCCTGAAAACCAGAATGTGCTTACAAATCAAGAATTCAAAGATTCAATAAAGGAGGGTTCTGTAACAAAAGTACCAAATCCACCGCCAAGTCCGCCTTCATTCCTACTTCCTTCGCATAACAAGTTGCAGCTCGGAGCGCCGCCTCCGCCTCCTCCGGCTCTGCTAAAATCATCAATAGGATTGAAGGCGGTGCGACGTGTTCCAGAAGTCATCGAGCTCTATCGTTCCCTAACGAGGAAGGAAGCCAACACCGAAAACAGAATAAACCTTAATGGAGGAATCCCTGCACTAGCATTCACCAGAAACATGATTGAAGAAATCGAAAACCGCTCGTCTTACCTGTCCGCT ATAAAATGCGAAGTTCAAAGACAAGGCGACTTCGTGAATTTGTTAATCAAAGAGGTGGAATCGACGTCGTTTTCGGATATTTCAGAGGTGGAGACATTCATCAGGTGGCTGGATGGAGAACTGTCTTCATTGGTGGATGAAAGATCAGTGCTGAAGCATTTTCCACAATGGCCGGAACAAAAAGTTGATGCGCTTCGCGAAGCGGCTTGTAACTACCGAGATCTGAAGAGTCTTGAATTGGAAGTTTCATGTTATGAGGAGAATCCGAAAGAGGCTCTGCCTCAGGCTTTGAAGAGGATTCATGCGTTGCAAGACAG GTTGGAGACTAGTGTTAGTGCTAAAGAAAGAACAAGGGAGATTACTACCAACAAGTACAGGAATTTTCATATCCCATGGGACTGGATGATGGACACAGGCCTCGTTGGTCAG ATGAAGCTAAGTTCATTGAGGTTGGCAAAAGAATTCATGAAAAGAGTGACTAAGGAATTGGAGTCTCGTGAAGCATTGCAAGAAGATAACCTCTTACTACAAGGAGTAAAATTTGCATTCCGGGTACACCAG